A region from the Lolium perenne isolate Kyuss_39 chromosome 4, Kyuss_2.0, whole genome shotgun sequence genome encodes:
- the LOC127295369 gene encoding purine permease 3, with protein MDVEEAPKDTGTPPAQHGRGKAMHRLLVALNCGMLILGTTGGPLLSRLYFSKGGHRQWLAAWLETGGWPLLLIPVVASYLTRRSRDPSAPLLLTRPRWILLAAAALGVATGADDFLYAYGLSYVPVSTSAILISTQLAFTVLFAFLIVRLRLTAFSMNAVALITIGAVVLGLHASSDRPAGVTKGQYWMGFFLSLGAAALYGLVLPLVELTYKRAASGGRVLTYALVVEMQLVMGFFATAFCTVGMIVNNDFQAIAREARAFELGEARYYTVLVWSSIFWQFFFLGAVGVIFCVHTLLTGILIAAFIPVTEMLGVLLLHEKFSSDKGVALVLSLWGLASYSYGEYADARAKKKKAAMWEAQAS; from the exons ATGGACGTCGAAGAAGCGCCCAAGGACACGGGGACTCCGCCGGCGCAGCATGGGCGCGGCAAGGCGATGCACCGGCTCCTGGTGGCGCTCAACTGCGGGATGCTGATTCTGGGCACCACGGGCGGGCCGCTCCTCAGCCGCCTCTACTTCAGCAAGGGCGGGCACCGGCAGTGGCTGGCCGCGTGGCTGGAGACCGGCGGCTGGCCGCTGCTGCTGATCCCTGTGGTGGCGTCCTACCTCACCCGGCGCTCGCGCGACCCCAGCGCGCCGCTGCTGCTCACCCGGCCTCGGTGGATACTGCTCgccgcggcggcgctcggggtggCCACCGGCGCGGACGACTTCCTGTACGCCTACGGCCTCTCGTACGTGCCGGTCTCCACCTCGGCCATCCTCATCTCCACGCAGCTGGCCTTCACCGTCCTCTTCGCGTTCCTCATCGTTCGGCTGCGGCTGACGGCCTTCTCCATGAACGCCGTCGCGCTGATCACCATCGGCGCCGTGGTGCTGGGCCTGCACGCCTCGTCGGACCGCCCCGCCGGGGTGACCAAGGGCCAGTATTGGATGGGCTTCTTTCTCAGCCTCGGCGCCGCCGCGCTGTACGGCCTCGTGCTGCCGCTCGTGGAGCTCACCTACAAGCGCGCCGCAAGCGGCGGCCGCGTGCTGACGTACGCGCTGGTGGTGGAGATGCAGCTGGTCATGGGATTCTTCGCCACCGCCTTCTGCACCGTCGGCATGATCGTCAACAACGATTTCCAG GCGATCGCGAGGGAAGCGCGGGCGTTCGAGCTGGGAGAGGCACGCTACTACACGGTGCTGGTGTGGAGCTCCATCTTCTGGCAGttcttcttcctcggcgccgtgGGCGTCATCTTCTGCGTCCACACGCTCCTCACCGGAAtcctcattgccgccttcatcccGGTGACGGAGATGCTGGGCGTCCTCCTACTCCACGAGAAGTTCAGCAGCGACAAGGGTGTCGCGCTCGTGCTCTCCCTCTGGGGCCTCGCCTCCTACTCCTACGGCGAGTATGCCGACGCCCGGGCCAAGAAGAAGAAAGCAGCCATGTGGGAAGCCCAAGCTTCATAA